A region of Pseudarthrobacter sp. NIBRBAC000502770 DNA encodes the following proteins:
- a CDS encoding fumarylacetoacetate hydrolase family protein: protein MRIARLQTAAGPQYAVGSDGGWDHIVDPFEGTLRYTGAATTHSEAVFLAPVRPAVVLGIGHNRTLNDHPLPIQAWHKSVHTIAGPGDAITAVRGQGTVNAEGELAVVMGRTAANLTAENALEHVFGYTCVNDVTNVDQNAVDERNFQGKAGVNYTPMGPWIETKLPDPEKVAIDVYVNGIAKATSGTFNLPSSVVECLIYVTSWLTLEPGDVVMTGAPATVVPVEPGDRVDIRVEGIGTLSSLVA, encoded by the coding sequence GTGCGCATCGCAAGACTACAGACAGCAGCTGGTCCGCAATACGCCGTTGGGAGCGACGGCGGCTGGGACCACATCGTCGACCCGTTCGAGGGAACCCTCCGCTACACCGGCGCTGCCACCACCCACAGCGAGGCAGTATTCCTCGCCCCGGTGAGGCCCGCCGTCGTCCTGGGCATTGGCCATAACCGCACTTTGAATGACCATCCCCTGCCCATCCAGGCGTGGCACAAGTCCGTCCACACCATCGCCGGCCCGGGCGACGCCATCACCGCGGTCCGTGGACAGGGCACGGTCAATGCCGAGGGTGAACTCGCCGTCGTGATGGGCAGGACCGCCGCCAACCTGACCGCGGAAAACGCCCTGGAGCACGTCTTCGGCTACACCTGCGTCAACGATGTCACCAACGTGGACCAGAACGCGGTGGACGAGCGGAACTTCCAGGGCAAGGCCGGCGTCAACTACACACCCATGGGCCCCTGGATAGAAACCAAACTCCCGGATCCCGAAAAGGTGGCCATCGACGTTTACGTCAACGGGATAGCCAAGGCCACGTCCGGGACCTTCAACCTCCCCTCCTCGGTGGTGGAGTGCCTCATCTATGTCACGTCATGGCTGACCCTGGAACCCGGCGACGTGGTGATGACCGGAGCGCCCGCCACAGTGGTTCCCGTCGAGCCCGGGGACCGGGTGGACATCAGGGTGGAGGGCATCGGCACCCTCAGCAGCCTCGTGGCCTGA
- a CDS encoding helix-turn-helix transcriptional regulator has product MTNSSGSDPYLRELTELRRVKDRMDREYAQPLDVESLAKDVHMSAGHFSRRFKLAYGESPYSYLMTRRIERAMALLRKGDLSVTEVCFAVGCSSLGTFSTRFSELVGMPPSVYKQEAAESTAGIPACVAKQVTRPVRNREAPAPEPSLA; this is encoded by the coding sequence GTGACCAACAGTTCCGGCTCCGATCCCTACCTGCGCGAACTCACCGAGCTGAGGCGCGTCAAGGACCGGATGGACCGCGAATATGCGCAGCCGCTGGACGTCGAATCCCTCGCCAAAGATGTCCATATGTCGGCAGGCCACTTCAGCCGCCGCTTCAAGCTGGCCTACGGTGAATCCCCGTACAGCTACCTCATGACCCGCCGGATCGAACGGGCCATGGCGCTGCTCCGCAAAGGCGACCTCAGCGTCACCGAGGTGTGCTTCGCCGTCGGCTGTTCCTCGCTGGGCACGTTCAGCACCCGCTTCAGCGAACTGGTGGGCATGCCGCCGAGCGTCTACAAACAGGAGGCAGCGGAATCGACGGCGGGGATCCCGGCCTGCGTGGCGAAACAGGTCACCAGACCGGTCAGGAATCGAGAAGCGCCGGCCCCTGAGCCGTCACTAGCATGA
- a CDS encoding NAD-dependent succinate-semialdehyde dehydrogenase yields the protein MAETTTLTIDRETTLLASVPTGLLINGQWREASDGGTFDVHDPATGEVLATLASATSDDAVAALDAADAVQASWARTAPRVRADILRRAFDLVTERAEHFALLMTLEMGKPLAEARGEVTYGAEFLRWFAEEAVRDYGRYLTTPEGKNKILVQHKPVGPCLLITPWNFPLAMATRKVAPAVAAGCTMVLKPAKLTPLTAQYFAQTMLDAGLPAGVLNVVASSSASGISGPLLKDSRLRKVSFTGSTPVGKRLMADAAQNVLRTSMELGGNAPFIVFEDADLDAAVEGAMAAKMRNMGEACTAANRFLVHETVAQEFTRKFAAAMGALTTGRGTHPETKVGPLIDGGARDDVHALVSAAVDAGAVAVTGGAPVDGPGYFYQPTVLANVPNDAAILGQEIFGPVAPITTFTTDEEAITLANASEYGLASYLYSRDFNRLLRVAEQIEFGMVGFNAGVISNAAAPFGGVKQSGLGREGGSEGIAEYTTTQYIGIADPYPN from the coding sequence ATGGCTGAAACCACCACCTTGACCATCGACCGCGAAACGACCCTGCTCGCTTCCGTCCCTACCGGCCTGCTCATCAACGGTCAGTGGCGCGAGGCGTCCGACGGCGGCACGTTCGATGTGCACGACCCCGCCACCGGCGAGGTCCTCGCCACCCTCGCCTCCGCCACCAGCGACGACGCGGTGGCCGCTCTGGACGCGGCCGACGCCGTCCAGGCCTCCTGGGCGCGCACCGCACCCCGGGTACGCGCAGACATCCTCCGCCGCGCCTTTGACCTCGTCACCGAACGCGCCGAACACTTCGCCCTGCTGATGACCCTGGAAATGGGCAAACCCCTGGCAGAAGCCCGCGGCGAAGTCACCTACGGGGCGGAGTTCCTGCGCTGGTTCGCCGAGGAAGCCGTCCGGGACTACGGCCGCTACCTCACCACCCCCGAAGGCAAGAACAAGATCCTGGTCCAGCACAAACCCGTCGGCCCCTGCCTGCTCATCACCCCCTGGAACTTCCCCCTGGCCATGGCCACCCGCAAAGTCGCCCCGGCAGTGGCCGCCGGCTGCACCATGGTGTTGAAGCCTGCGAAGCTCACCCCGCTCACGGCCCAATACTTCGCGCAGACCATGCTTGACGCCGGCCTGCCCGCCGGGGTCCTCAACGTCGTCGCCTCCTCCTCCGCCTCCGGGATCTCCGGGCCGCTGCTGAAGGACTCCCGGCTGCGGAAGGTCTCCTTCACCGGCTCCACCCCGGTCGGGAAACGGCTCATGGCCGACGCGGCGCAGAACGTGCTGCGGACCTCCATGGAACTCGGCGGCAACGCCCCCTTCATCGTCTTCGAGGACGCCGACCTCGACGCCGCCGTCGAAGGGGCCATGGCGGCGAAGATGCGGAACATGGGCGAAGCCTGCACCGCAGCCAACCGCTTCCTCGTCCACGAAACCGTCGCCCAGGAATTCACCCGCAAGTTCGCCGCCGCCATGGGCGCCCTGACCACCGGCCGCGGCACCCACCCGGAGACGAAGGTTGGCCCGCTCATCGACGGCGGCGCCCGCGACGACGTCCACGCCCTGGTATCAGCGGCTGTCGACGCCGGAGCCGTGGCCGTCACCGGCGGCGCCCCCGTGGACGGGCCCGGCTACTTCTACCAGCCCACCGTCCTGGCCAACGTCCCCAACGACGCTGCGATCCTGGGCCAGGAAATCTTCGGACCCGTCGCCCCCATCACCACCTTCACCACTGACGAAGAAGCCATCACACTCGCCAACGCCAGTGAGTACGGGCTGGCGTCCTACCTCTACAGCCGCGACTTCAACCGCCTCCTTCGTGTGGCAGAGCAGATCGAATTCGGCATGGTCGGGTTCAACGCCGGCGTCATCTCCAACGCCGCAGCACCCTTCGGCGGCGTCAAACAATCCGGCCTCGGACGCGAAGGCGGCTCCGAAGGCATCGCCGAATACACCACCACCCAATACATCGGCATCGCAGACCCCTACCCCAACTAG
- a CDS encoding NAD(P)-dependent oxidoreductase, with protein MTIGNAAPADPAPKRAGFVGLGLMGAPMAANLLKAGWQVTGWNRSATAVRDLEALGGNGASDVADLRDDPVIIFMLPDLPFIEDAAAGLLEAWRAVPPAPGTLVVVMSSVSPVAVRAFGLTVAGASGGNASVLDAPVSGGTDGAQRGTLAIMAGGSPEDFSRALPALEAMGTSVRRLGDLGAGSLAKACNQLIVGTTTAALAEAAELAERSGLDVSALFEVLAGGLAASRVLELVGPRLAAQDYTPTGPAKFMHKDLSFVLESATTARTATPMASAGVDLYAELVAQGLGDQDLAVVRQAIANLGAPSGNPGR; from the coding sequence GTGACCATCGGCAACGCCGCCCCCGCGGACCCCGCGCCCAAACGCGCGGGATTCGTCGGGCTGGGGCTGATGGGAGCGCCAATGGCCGCCAACCTGCTCAAGGCAGGGTGGCAGGTCACGGGATGGAACCGCTCAGCCACCGCGGTCCGCGACCTGGAGGCGCTGGGCGGAAACGGCGCCAGCGACGTTGCGGACCTTCGGGACGATCCCGTCATCATCTTCATGCTCCCCGATCTCCCCTTCATCGAGGACGCTGCGGCGGGGCTCCTGGAAGCGTGGCGGGCCGTGCCGCCCGCACCGGGAACACTCGTAGTGGTGATGAGCAGCGTGTCCCCGGTCGCGGTGCGGGCCTTCGGGCTCACTGTGGCCGGCGCGAGCGGCGGGAACGCCTCGGTGCTCGACGCCCCGGTCAGCGGCGGAACGGACGGAGCGCAACGGGGAACCCTGGCCATCATGGCCGGCGGATCTCCCGAGGACTTCAGCCGCGCCCTACCGGCTTTGGAGGCAATGGGGACATCCGTCCGCCGGCTGGGTGACCTGGGTGCCGGCTCGCTGGCCAAGGCATGCAACCAGCTGATCGTGGGAACCACGACGGCGGCACTCGCCGAAGCTGCCGAGCTTGCGGAACGCTCCGGGCTGGACGTCAGCGCCCTCTTCGAAGTCCTGGCCGGCGGCCTCGCTGCCAGCAGGGTGCTGGAGCTGGTGGGCCCCCGGCTCGCGGCACAGGATTACACGCCGACGGGGCCGGCGAAGTTCATGCACAAGGACCTGTCCTTCGTGCTGGAAAGCGCCACCACCGCCCGGACCGCCACGCCCATGGCCTCCGCCGGCGTCGACCTGTACGCGGAACTGGTGGCGCAGGGTTTGGGCGACCAGGACCTGGCCGTGGTCCGGCAGGCGATCGCCAACCTGGGCGCCCCCTCCGGGAACCCCGGGCGATAA
- a CDS encoding MFS transporter: protein MTTRTNSPQATTDGAVVDPDQLRRATLASSVGSALEYYDFYIYGLASALIFGPLFFAPLGESGAVIASFATYGVGFAARPFGGVVFGHIGDRFGRKMVLILTIGLMGLSSCAIGLLPTFDQAGMLGAVLLVTLRILQGLGAGAEQAGATTLISEVAPRRRRGFFASLPFVGIQLGTLLGAGTFALMALADKQVLQGWLWRVPFLASIILIAIAVFIRLRLKETPVFQELEKHKAVVKNPVGQIWKHSKKNVLVGIGLRMGENGNSSIYSALLVSFISMPAGVFPGDKFIGPTGLLIAAGFAAVLVVAFGALSDRFGRVPVYRYGALFQAVIALPAFYLVTLGNVALVWVVMVVGIALGVQSMLGPQCALLPELFGSQHRFTGVALSRELSAVLAGGFAPMIGVALLAATNHSWLVPALYSLVLAAISFATTFFTPETNGRDLVLVEDAR from the coding sequence GTGACAACTCGTACTAACTCACCGCAGGCCACTACGGACGGCGCCGTCGTCGATCCGGACCAGCTGCGAAGGGCAACACTTGCCAGCTCCGTAGGGTCCGCCTTGGAGTACTACGACTTCTACATTTACGGCCTGGCCTCGGCCCTGATCTTCGGCCCGCTGTTCTTCGCCCCGCTCGGCGAAAGCGGAGCCGTCATCGCCTCCTTCGCCACCTACGGCGTCGGTTTCGCAGCACGGCCCTTCGGCGGGGTTGTCTTCGGCCACATCGGAGACCGCTTCGGCCGCAAGATGGTGCTCATCCTGACCATTGGCCTGATGGGCCTGTCCAGCTGCGCCATCGGCCTCCTGCCCACCTTCGACCAGGCGGGGATGCTGGGAGCGGTGCTGCTGGTGACGCTGCGCATCCTGCAGGGCCTGGGCGCCGGCGCCGAGCAGGCAGGCGCCACCACCCTCATCTCCGAGGTGGCCCCGCGCCGTCGTCGTGGATTCTTTGCCTCGCTGCCGTTCGTAGGCATCCAGCTGGGAACCCTCCTGGGCGCCGGAACCTTTGCCCTGATGGCACTGGCGGACAAGCAGGTCCTGCAGGGCTGGCTGTGGCGCGTTCCGTTCCTGGCCAGCATCATCCTGATCGCGATTGCCGTCTTCATCCGCCTCCGCCTCAAGGAGACCCCGGTCTTCCAGGAACTGGAGAAGCACAAGGCCGTAGTCAAGAACCCGGTGGGCCAGATCTGGAAGCACTCGAAGAAGAACGTGCTGGTGGGCATCGGCCTCCGCATGGGCGAAAACGGCAACTCGTCCATCTACTCCGCGCTGCTGGTTTCCTTCATCAGCATGCCGGCCGGCGTCTTCCCCGGCGATAAATTCATCGGCCCCACCGGCCTGCTGATTGCCGCCGGCTTCGCAGCGGTCCTGGTTGTTGCCTTCGGCGCCCTGTCCGACCGTTTTGGCCGGGTTCCCGTGTACCGCTACGGCGCGCTGTTCCAGGCCGTCATCGCCCTGCCGGCCTTCTACCTGGTGACGCTCGGCAATGTGGCCCTGGTCTGGGTGGTCATGGTGGTGGGCATCGCCCTGGGCGTGCAGTCCATGCTTGGCCCGCAGTGCGCCCTGCTCCCGGAACTCTTCGGCTCGCAGCACCGCTTCACCGGCGTGGCCCTCAGCCGTGAACTTTCCGCGGTACTCGCCGGCGGCTTCGCCCCAATGATCGGCGTGGCCCTGCTGGCCGCCACCAACCACTCGTGGCTCGTACCCGCCCTGTACTCGCTGGTCCTGGCGGCAATCTCGTTCGCCACCACGTTCTTCACCCCGGAAACCAACGGCCGCGACCTGGTCCTCGTGGAGGACGCCAGGTGA
- a CDS encoding VOC family protein translates to MTDMDINISSTFLPATDPDASLAFYRDALGFEIRNDVGRGTMRWITVGPAGQKDVSIVLHPPAVDPGITEDERRTITEMMAKGTYATIVLSSPNVDAAFAKVEATGADVVQEPIDQPYGIRDCAFRDPAGNTVRINQQP, encoded by the coding sequence ATGACTGACATGGACATCAACATCTCTTCCACCTTCCTTCCCGCCACCGATCCGGACGCTTCCCTCGCCTTCTACCGGGACGCGCTCGGCTTCGAAATCCGCAACGACGTGGGCCGCGGCACCATGCGTTGGATCACCGTAGGCCCTGCCGGCCAGAAGGACGTCTCCATCGTCCTGCACCCACCGGCAGTGGACCCGGGCATCACCGAGGACGAGCGCCGCACCATCACCGAGATGATGGCCAAGGGGACCTACGCCACCATCGTCCTGTCCTCCCCCAACGTGGACGCCGCGTTCGCCAAGGTGGAGGCAACCGGCGCGGACGTCGTCCAGGAACCCATTGACCAGCCCTACGGCATCCGTGACTGCGCCTTCCGCGACCCCGCCGGCAACACGGTCCGCATCAACCAGCAGCCTTAG
- a CDS encoding IclR family transcriptional regulator — protein MADSHIPASSDKPGATSPAPAVTRAAAVLDALAASATGRLTLSDLSREVGIPKSSTSNLLLALEEARLISRQGSEFTLGRKLVELGAAYLGRMDEVQEFYRYCEQASVLSRETVRIAMLDGTNVIYLARYEGHPAVRLTSNIGDKMPVSLCAVGKALIARLRDHDLEEMFPDSAELPVLTPKSLRTGAELKAQLKEIREQGFAFEDEESTTGVVCLAVSVPTRGAHGPSLGLSVTALKATYTPEQGSQIVKELQELAHSLGNPMG, from the coding sequence ATGGCCGATTCCCATATCCCCGCGTCCTCCGACAAGCCGGGAGCCACCTCGCCGGCGCCGGCCGTTACCCGGGCAGCAGCGGTCCTGGACGCCCTCGCCGCCTCGGCCACCGGCCGTCTCACCTTGAGCGACCTCTCCCGCGAAGTGGGAATTCCCAAGTCCTCCACCTCCAACCTCCTGCTGGCACTGGAGGAGGCCCGGCTGATCAGCCGGCAGGGCTCGGAGTTCACGCTGGGCCGCAAGCTGGTGGAACTGGGCGCCGCTTACCTGGGCCGGATGGACGAGGTGCAGGAGTTTTACCGTTACTGCGAGCAGGCCTCCGTCCTTTCCCGCGAAACGGTGCGGATCGCCATGCTGGACGGTACCAACGTCATTTACCTGGCGCGGTATGAAGGGCACCCTGCCGTGCGGCTCACGTCCAACATCGGCGACAAGATGCCGGTGTCCCTGTGCGCCGTGGGCAAGGCCCTGATCGCGCGGCTGCGCGACCATGACCTGGAGGAAATGTTCCCGGACAGCGCCGAGCTTCCCGTCCTCACGCCAAAATCCCTGCGCACCGGCGCGGAGCTCAAGGCACAGCTGAAGGAGATCCGCGAGCAGGGCTTCGCCTTCGAGGATGAGGAATCCACCACCGGCGTGGTGTGCCTCGCCGTTTCCGTCCCCACCCGCGGTGCCCACGGCCCCAGCCTGGGCCTGTCCGTGACAGCCCTCAAGGCCACTTACACGCCGGAGCAGGGCTCCCAGATAGTCAAGGAACTGCAGGAACTCGCCCACTCCCTGGGCAATCCGATGGGCTAG
- a CDS encoding NUDIX domain-containing protein, with protein MNTLTQQATLQQDHKATTGLPREVIATVVQWHGRIALFKRSESVGHERGLWHCITGYLEPNVSPEQQALAELEEEAGLAPQDLADFQRGEQLLIPDQEGNPWLVHTFTATSLRRRLTINDEHDAYRWTVPSKISRFYNRVPWLDTVLQAAPGTSTGAPQ; from the coding sequence ATGAACACCCTGACCCAGCAGGCGACACTGCAACAAGACCACAAAGCCACCACCGGCCTTCCCCGCGAGGTCATCGCGACCGTCGTTCAGTGGCACGGAAGGATCGCCCTCTTCAAGCGCAGCGAGTCTGTCGGACACGAACGCGGCCTGTGGCACTGCATCACCGGCTATCTCGAGCCGAACGTTTCCCCTGAGCAGCAGGCCCTTGCCGAGCTGGAGGAAGAAGCAGGACTCGCGCCGCAGGACCTGGCCGACTTTCAGCGCGGAGAACAACTCCTGATTCCGGACCAAGAGGGTAACCCCTGGCTGGTGCACACCTTCACCGCGACAAGTCTCCGGCGCCGGCTGACAATCAACGACGAACACGATGCCTACCGTTGGACGGTCCCGTCCAAGATCAGCCGGTTTTACAATCGCGTTCCCTGGCTCGACACCGTCCTGCAGGCAGCGCCGGGCACATCAACAGGGGCACCACAGTGA
- a CDS encoding cysteine hydrolase family protein, which yields MTSAPRPDVVRLVVIDMQRVFRDEGQWQVPRYDEIVPVIEQLQQELGSSAVFTRFVRDETEHGAWAAYYQRWNEMRYPANSNAWDITIDVPGTATVVDAPTFSKWGPQLAALVPEGTRMVLTGVATDCCVLSTALGAVDAGRFVTVISDGCAAVADQAQQQTLALLGLLSPMCEVMTSDQYLSRRTRNSLHRPRGEIAVTA from the coding sequence GTGACATCCGCCCCTCGCCCCGACGTAGTCAGACTCGTCGTGATCGACATGCAGCGGGTCTTCCGGGACGAGGGGCAATGGCAGGTTCCCCGCTACGACGAGATAGTCCCCGTTATCGAACAGCTCCAGCAAGAACTCGGATCCAGCGCCGTGTTCACCCGCTTCGTTCGGGACGAGACCGAGCACGGCGCCTGGGCCGCTTACTACCAGCGCTGGAACGAGATGCGGTACCCAGCCAATTCCAACGCCTGGGACATCACCATCGATGTCCCAGGCACAGCAACGGTGGTCGACGCGCCGACGTTCTCCAAGTGGGGTCCACAGCTGGCCGCCCTCGTCCCGGAAGGGACACGCATGGTCCTGACTGGGGTAGCGACTGATTGCTGCGTCCTGTCTACCGCGCTAGGCGCTGTTGACGCCGGCCGGTTCGTCACCGTTATCTCCGATGGCTGCGCCGCCGTCGCCGATCAAGCCCAGCAACAGACGCTGGCACTGCTGGGCCTGCTCTCACCAATGTGTGAAGTGATGACCAGCGACCAGTACCTCTCCCGGCGAACGCGAAATAGCCTTCACCGCCCACGCGGTGAAATCGCGGTCACCGCGTGA
- a CDS encoding YgjV family protein, whose protein sequence is MNLLWELAGWAGAVAILSAYLAVSMGWLKAGKGFQTANLFGSVAFIINGTLHGAWPSVVTNVAWFLISAVALARMRSVETPAEPVEAAHLQYPGVPDSTGQMAVVEAFNDALPAVGSGPVLSDGPRLAL, encoded by the coding sequence ATGAATCTGCTGTGGGAACTCGCCGGCTGGGCAGGCGCTGTTGCGATCCTCAGTGCGTACCTCGCCGTGTCCATGGGGTGGCTGAAGGCTGGCAAAGGCTTCCAGACCGCCAACCTGTTCGGCTCCGTGGCCTTCATCATCAACGGCACGCTGCACGGCGCGTGGCCGTCCGTGGTCACCAACGTGGCCTGGTTCCTCATCTCCGCGGTGGCGCTGGCCCGGATGCGGTCGGTGGAAACTCCGGCTGAGCCGGTGGAGGCGGCCCATCTCCAGTACCCGGGCGTTCCCGACTCCACCGGCCAAATGGCCGTCGTCGAGGCCTTCAACGATGCGCTCCCCGCGGTCGGTTCGGGACCCGTCCTGTCGGACGGCCCGCGCTTGGCGCTCTAG
- a CDS encoding D-2-hydroxyacid dehydrogenase — protein MTSIKTVAIAVPLEAELVDHIRAANPSVTVLYEPDLLPPERYPADHAGDPAFQRTDEQDERYWAMLNSAEVLYGFPNESPAGLARVASQNPRLEWVHAMAAGAGGAVKASGLSQDLLQKFKVTTSAGVHALPLAEFAAMGILNGFKRSAELAQDQASKIWPELRVPTRLVNGSTLVITGLGEIGLETARIAKALGMKVNGTKRTVEPIDGIDEVTDNEGLPALLATADAVVNTLPGTAYTEKLFNRELFAAMKPGTTFVNVGRGTVVDEEALLEALDNGQVGYACLDVFAVEPLPQDSPLWNHPKVMVSPHTSALSAAENRLITERFCSNLRTFLDGGDLPHLVDTVHFY, from the coding sequence ATGACTTCCATCAAGACCGTGGCCATCGCCGTCCCGCTTGAAGCAGAGCTTGTGGACCACATCCGTGCCGCCAACCCCTCCGTCACCGTCCTTTACGAGCCCGATCTCCTGCCGCCGGAGCGCTATCCGGCGGACCATGCCGGGGATCCGGCCTTCCAACGGACGGATGAACAGGACGAGCGCTACTGGGCGATGCTCAACAGTGCCGAGGTCCTGTATGGCTTCCCCAACGAAAGCCCTGCCGGGCTGGCACGCGTTGCCAGCCAAAACCCCAGGCTGGAGTGGGTCCACGCTATGGCGGCCGGGGCGGGCGGAGCCGTCAAGGCATCGGGCCTGAGCCAGGATCTCCTGCAGAAGTTCAAGGTCACCACCTCCGCCGGAGTCCACGCCCTGCCTCTGGCCGAGTTCGCCGCGATGGGAATCCTCAACGGCTTCAAGCGCAGCGCCGAACTTGCCCAGGACCAGGCGTCGAAAATCTGGCCCGAACTCCGCGTTCCTACCCGGCTGGTCAACGGATCAACCCTGGTGATCACCGGCCTCGGCGAAATCGGCCTGGAAACCGCCCGGATAGCCAAAGCGCTCGGCATGAAGGTCAACGGCACCAAACGGACCGTTGAACCCATCGACGGCATCGACGAAGTGACAGACAACGAAGGCCTCCCCGCCCTCCTGGCCACGGCAGACGCCGTCGTCAACACCCTGCCCGGCACCGCCTACACGGAGAAACTGTTCAACCGTGAACTGTTCGCCGCCATGAAGCCCGGAACCACCTTCGTCAACGTGGGCCGCGGGACCGTGGTGGATGAGGAGGCGCTGCTGGAGGCACTGGACAACGGCCAGGTGGGCTACGCCTGCCTCGACGTCTTCGCCGTGGAGCCGCTGCCGCAGGACAGCCCCCTGTGGAACCACCCGAAGGTTATGGTCTCGCCGCACACCTCCGCCCTCAGCGCCGCGGAGAACCGCCTGATCACCGAGCGGTTCTGCAGCAACCTCCGGACATTCCTCGACGGCGGGGACCTCCCCCACCTCGTGGACACGGTCCACTTCTACTAG
- a CDS encoding riboflavin kinase, whose translation MITIEGTVEHGDQRGRLLGFPTANIPIKNDDIEDGVWGAIVRLGAGRWVPAAVSIGRRQTFYAEKGQRLLEAHLLNINEDLYGQTIRIALATKLRPQRAFENAESLMEQLRQDVQQVHQWSLSHFPPSPAADSPRTTRSAPCGLQLRNLRSRHG comes from the coding sequence GTGATCACCATCGAAGGCACCGTGGAACACGGTGACCAGCGAGGCAGACTCCTCGGGTTCCCCACCGCCAACATCCCGATAAAGAACGACGACATTGAGGACGGCGTTTGGGGAGCGATCGTACGGCTCGGAGCGGGCAGGTGGGTTCCGGCCGCGGTCTCCATAGGGCGCCGGCAGACGTTCTACGCCGAAAAGGGACAACGCCTGCTGGAAGCCCACCTCCTGAACATCAACGAGGATCTCTACGGACAAACCATCCGTATTGCACTCGCCACGAAACTTCGACCCCAACGGGCCTTTGAAAACGCCGAGTCACTGATGGAGCAGCTGCGACAAGACGTCCAACAGGTCCACCAATGGTCCCTCTCCCACTTCCCACCCTCCCCCGCCGCAGACTCACCGCGAACCACACGCAGTGCGCCCTGTGGCCTTCAGCTACGCAATCTAAGGAGCCGACATGGCTGA